A stretch of Heterodontus francisci isolate sHetFra1 chromosome 44, sHetFra1.hap1, whole genome shotgun sequence DNA encodes these proteins:
- the arl2 gene encoding ADP-ribosylation factor-like protein 2, whose amino-acid sequence MGLLSILKKMKQKEREVRLLMLGLDNAGKTTILKKFNGEDIDTISPTLGFNIKTLEHRNFKLNIWDVGGQKSLRSYWRNYFESTDGLIWVVDSADRLRLEDCKRELSVLLQEERLAGATLLVFANKQDLPGALSSDAIKDALDLDSIKTHHWCIRDCSAVTGENLLVGIDWLMDDISCRIFTAE is encoded by the exons ATGGGGCTGCTCAGCATCCTGAAGAAAATGAAGCAGAAGGAGCGGGAGGTGCGGTTGCTGATGCT CGGGCTGGACAACGCCGGCAAAACCACCATCCTTAAAAAGTTTAACGGAGAAGATATCGACACCATTTCCCCCACACTGGGATTCAACATCAAGACGCTGGAGCACCGAAA ttTCAAACTGAATATCTGGGACGTGGGAGGCCAGAAGTCGCTGCGGTCCTACTGGAGGAATTACTTTGAGAGCACGGACGGATTAATCTGGGTCGTGGACAGTGCCGATCGACTCCGACTGGAGGACTGCAAGCGGGAGCTCTCTGTGCTGCTCCAGGAAGAG CGCCTGGCGGGAGCTACGCTCTTGGTGTTTGCAAACAAACAGGATCTGCCTGGAGCTCTGTCGTCAGATGCCATTAAAGAT GCCTTGGATCTGGACAGTATTAAGACCCACCATTGGTGTATCCGAGACTGCAGTGCGGTGACTGGGGAGAACCTGCTGGTCGGAATCGACTGGCTGATGGACGACATCTCCTGCCGAATATTCACCGCGGAGTGA